The following are encoded in a window of Kogia breviceps isolate mKogBre1 chromosome 12, mKogBre1 haplotype 1, whole genome shotgun sequence genomic DNA:
- the MIOX gene encoding inositol oxygenase, with the protein MKVAVDPAPSLVYRPDMEPEAAKDKGSFRNYTSGPLLDRVFATYKLMHTWQTVDFVRRKHAQFGSFSYKRMTAMEAVDMLDALVDESDPDVDFPNSFHAFQTAEGIRKAHPDKDWFHLVGLLHDLGKVLALAGEPQWAVVGDTFPVGCRPQGSVLFCDSTFQDNADLQDPLYSTELGMYQPHCGLENVLMSWGHDEYMYQMMKFNRFSLPPEAFYIIRFHSFYPWHTGGDYQRLCNERDLAMLPWVQEFNKFDLYTKSSDLPDVDKLRPYYQGLIDKYCPGVLHW; encoded by the exons ATGAAGGTGGCTGTG GACCCGGCCCCTTCCCTGGTCTACCGGCCTGATATGGAGCCAGAGGCGGCCAAAGACAAGGGCAGCTTCCGAAACTACACG TCGGGCCCTCTCCTGGACCGTGTCTTCGCCACCTACAAGCTCATGCACACGTGGCAGACCGTGGACTTCGTCAGGAGGAAG CATGCCCAGTTTGGGAGCTTCTCCTACAAGAGAATGACTGCCATGGAGGCTGTGGACATGCTGGACGCGCTGGTGGACGAGTCGGACCCCGACGTGGACTTCCCCAACTCCTTCCACGCCTTCCAGACCGCCGAGGGCATCCGGAAGGCCCATCCCGACAAGG acTGGTTCCACCTCGTCGGGCTCCTGCACGACCTGGGGAAGGTCCTGGCTCTGGCAGGGGAGCCCCAG TGGGCAGTCGTTGGAGACACCTTCCCAGTTGGCTGCCGTCCCCAGGGCTCTGTGCTTTTCTGTGACTCTACCTTCCAGGACAACGCTGACCTCCAGGACCCTCTGTACAG CACAGAGCTTGGCATGTACCAGCCCCACTGTGGGCTCGAGAACGTCCTCATGTCATGGGGCCATGACG AGTACATGTACCAGATGATGAAGTTCAACAGATTCTCCCTCCCCCCGGAG GCCTTCTACATCATCCGGTTCCACTCCTTCTACCCGTGGCACACGGGCGGCGACTACCAGCGGCTGTGCAACGAGCGGGACTTGGCCATGCTGCCCTGGGTGCAGGAGTTCAA CAAGTTCGATCTCTACACCAAGAGCTCTGACCTGCCAGATGTGGACAAGCTGCGGCCCTACTACCAGGGGCTCATTGACAAGTACTGCCCCGGTGTCCTCCACTGGTGA